The Candidatus Hydrogenedens sp. genome window below encodes:
- a CDS encoding efflux RND transporter periplasmic adaptor subunit has protein sequence MRHPRLVAFFIFMISLFVVSFLSYIFIQPQPFYLQGEVETDKINVSAKVPGRVLEIIAEEGQRVKKGDTVAILDRPQLEAKKKQAESAQKAAQAQFEKAEKGAREEQIRMAYNQWLQAQAGKELAEKSFQRIQKLFEEGVVPAQKRDEVEAQYKMACRLEATAKAQYDMAINGTREEDKKAAEALVQQASGAVQEVESLIDEVHVTAPIDGEILEHIVYPGEIASAGMPIVTMLNPDKIWITFNIREDQMNGLHIGQVIAGMIPALNRRVLEMEIYYISPLGEFATWRATSASGGFDLRTFEVRAKPLQKPEGLRPGMSIVVPWERPDKEADWVIFIRGKIDNLIKRFVSRRGSS, from the coding sequence ATGCGTCATCCAAGATTAGTGGCTTTCTTTATTTTCATGATAAGCCTTTTTGTAGTTTCCTTTCTCTCTTACATTTTCATTCAGCCCCAACCTTTTTACCTTCAGGGAGAAGTCGAGACCGACAAGATAAATGTTTCTGCCAAAGTTCCAGGACGCGTGCTTGAAATTATTGCAGAAGAGGGACAGCGTGTTAAAAAGGGGGATACAGTTGCTATTTTAGACCGTCCTCAATTGGAAGCAAAGAAGAAGCAGGCAGAAAGTGCTCAAAAAGCAGCACAGGCACAGTTTGAGAAAGCCGAAAAAGGAGCCCGAGAAGAACAAATCCGTATGGCATATAATCAATGGCTTCAAGCACAGGCAGGAAAAGAGTTGGCAGAAAAAAGTTTTCAAAGGATACAAAAATTATTTGAAGAAGGAGTTGTTCCTGCTCAAAAGCGAGATGAAGTAGAGGCACAATATAAAATGGCGTGCCGTCTGGAAGCAACTGCAAAAGCTCAGTATGACATGGCTATTAATGGCACACGAGAGGAAGACAAAAAAGCGGCAGAGGCATTGGTTCAACAAGCCTCCGGTGCTGTGCAAGAAGTAGAATCGTTAATCGATGAAGTTCATGTTACTGCCCCTATTGATGGAGAAATATTAGAACATATTGTTTACCCCGGCGAAATTGCTTCTGCGGGTATGCCCATTGTAACGATGTTAAATCCCGATAAAATCTGGATTACCTTTAATATTCGGGAAGACCAGATGAATGGATTACACATTGGACAGGTCATTGCGGGAATGATTCCTGCGTTAAATCGTCGCGTTCTCGAAATGGAGATATATTACATATCCCCATTAGGTGAGTTTGCCACATGGCGTGCCACCAGTGCTTCAGGAGGATTTGATTTACGAACCTTTGAAGTTCGTGCCAAACCCCTACAAAAGCCAGAGGGACTTCGCCCTGGAATGAGTATCGTTGTTCCATGGGAACGCCCTGATAAAGAAGCCGATTGGGTAATTTTTATTCGTGGAAAAATTGATAATCTAATAAAAAGATTTGTTTCCAGAAGGGGAAGTTCTTAA
- a CDS encoding TolC family protein, translating to MGRFSIFIIILYGLLAPISSAEPLSFTDAVAKMEANNPALSSADEEIRQKEEELKSAKGLRYPKGELEIKQTFLDSPIDISIDPIPFSYEVQEKQFTKGQIKLSLPVYTGGRISAANEVSKHRKTEATAQKEWTRFQLLTELAQRYYGLVLAKQNYKVQTLKRELMEKHVDRAERLFREGIIAKVELLHAQVELAKAKQEEDAAQRDISIIQEGLINILFENNLWEPNSELFLLNSDPPIDTFKESLNETHPAISIISSKVEQANAGVKAEKGANRPTVYLFGMHEIFEDDLTLLDPTWAVGIGLNYTFFDGFQGKHKTASAKALVRKAEYMRVKVKKDLESLVVKRYEEMKKAREQWESFDTTLQLTAENLRVRTKAFEEGVSTSIEVVDAVYQHSRAQLGRLKSAYDYDVALFQLLEASGQSSRWQEFMNQIQIVEANEEKTPSQP from the coding sequence ATGGGTAGATTTTCTATTTTCATAATAATTCTATATGGGTTGTTGGCTCCGATTTCTTCTGCGGAACCACTCAGTTTTACAGATGCCGTAGCAAAAATGGAAGCAAACAATCCTGCTCTTTCCTCTGCAGATGAGGAAATTCGCCAAAAGGAAGAGGAATTGAAATCTGCGAAAGGACTTCGCTATCCGAAAGGGGAATTGGAAATAAAGCAAACCTTTTTAGATTCCCCTATTGACATAAGCATAGACCCGATACCTTTTTCTTATGAAGTCCAGGAAAAACAATTTACTAAGGGACAAATTAAATTGAGTTTGCCTGTTTACACAGGGGGGCGTATTTCAGCCGCCAATGAAGTTTCTAAACATCGTAAAACAGAGGCGACAGCACAAAAGGAATGGACTCGATTTCAGTTACTAACAGAACTTGCTCAGCGGTATTATGGGTTGGTGCTTGCAAAACAGAATTATAAAGTTCAAACATTAAAAAGAGAACTGATGGAAAAACATGTAGACCGAGCAGAACGGCTATTCCGTGAAGGAATTATTGCAAAAGTAGAATTACTTCATGCTCAAGTCGAATTGGCAAAAGCAAAGCAGGAAGAAGATGCGGCACAAAGAGACATTTCTATAATCCAGGAAGGTCTCATTAATATCCTTTTTGAAAACAATCTATGGGAACCCAATTCCGAATTATTCCTCTTAAACAGTGACCCGCCTATTGACACATTTAAAGAGAGCTTGAACGAAACACATCCCGCTATATCCATTATATCTTCAAAGGTTGAACAAGCCAATGCAGGTGTTAAGGCGGAAAAAGGAGCAAACCGCCCTACGGTGTATCTTTTTGGTATGCATGAAATTTTTGAAGATGATTTAACCTTATTAGACCCAACCTGGGCTGTAGGAATTGGTCTGAATTACACATTTTTTGATGGTTTTCAAGGGAAGCATAAAACCGCTTCGGCAAAGGCATTGGTCCGCAAAGCGGAATATATGCGAGTAAAGGTAAAAAAAGACTTAGAAAGTCTTGTTGTTAAAAGATATGAAGAGATGAAAAAAGCACGGGAACAGTGGGAAAGTTTTGATACCACATTACAGTTAACGGCGGAGAACTTGCGTGTTCGAACTAAAGCCTTTGAAGAAGGTGTTAGCACTTCTATTGAGGTTGTAGATGCTGTGTATCAACATTCCCGTGCACAACTGGGACGGCTTAAATCCGCTTATGATTACGATGTTGCCTTATTTCAACTATTGGAGGCAAGTGGGCAATCGTCCCGTTGGCAGGAGTTTATGAATCAGATTCAGATTGTAGAAGCCAATGAGGAAAAAACTCCTTCGCAACCGTAA
- a CDS encoding lipid-A-disaccharide synthase N-terminal domain-containing protein translates to MIDFSDWNFIWQTVGVIGAVIFFGRFYIQWIWSEKLGRSVIPIIFWYMSSVGSILLLGYGVYILSPVGVVSYGFNLLVYARNLIHIWRKQNKLTPFRYYLTHGLVLLAFIVSTVVVCYVFYQKFFHVREMAKPHAVRYSFWIFLGLMGQILFAFRFLIQWLTTEVKKQSVIPPIFWYLSLLASFLQIISYSFQKEWLYAIGLLTTLFVYFRNIWLLKKGTKVLSANGE, encoded by the coding sequence ATGATAGATTTTTCTGATTGGAACTTTATCTGGCAAACGGTGGGTGTTATAGGTGCTGTCATTTTTTTTGGACGATTTTATATACAGTGGATATGGTCTGAAAAGTTGGGGCGTAGTGTTATTCCCATCATATTCTGGTATATGAGTTCTGTGGGTTCCATCTTACTATTGGGATATGGAGTTTATATTCTTTCTCCTGTAGGTGTAGTTAGTTACGGTTTTAATTTACTGGTATATGCTCGCAATTTAATTCATATCTGGCGTAAACAAAATAAACTTACTCCTTTTCGTTATTATCTTACACATGGACTTGTTCTACTCGCTTTTATTGTATCAACAGTTGTCGTTTGTTATGTTTTCTATCAGAAGTTTTTTCATGTTCGTGAGATGGCAAAACCCCATGCAGTTCGGTATAGTTTCTGGATTTTTCTTGGATTAATGGGGCAAATACTCTTTGCTTTTCGTTTCTTAATTCAATGGTTGACTACAGAGGTAAAAAAACAGAGTGTCATTCCTCCCATATTCTGGTATCTTAGTCTTCTGGCTTCGTTCTTACAAATTATTTCCTATTCATTTCAGAAAGAATGGTTATATGCTATAGGTTTATTGACAACTCTCTTTGTATATTTCCGAAATATTTGGCTACTTAAAAAAGGAACAAAAGTTTTGTCTGCCAATGGGGAATAA
- a CDS encoding cellulase family glycosylhydrolase — protein MKKYFSKKPRINSVVFFLFLICVVSFFSYAQSDKKEATAILRPPYLLDEFGRIIIYHGITVSNSAKSAEDFLPWQKKEDFARLKEWGFNLVRYLIFWEAIEPVSGKYNDKYMQDTLERLKWLEELGIDVLLCIHQDLFHRRFGGSGFPDWAVHDGGYPVTPVSPPYKNYFTKPVMSCFDYFWRSDLLKNSYIDMVKYVLSNVDKLPHLIGIEVFDEPWPHIGPGFEATILTDFYKRIEKMKIDNNFKTTLYFQPMLISSVVMPTGLQFQPTGFAVYAVRYFDPFYENENSTYGKTNNWIMSTTISQRVRESRRWGIPMLITDFGVALNPAEAMRFLDDWFLLMDQYHLGWVYNSFDRDTVNPYGILDSEGNSKPVLGKLIQTYPQRIAGKNPTWYTKGNLFKLSYKPDGNVAPTVIFIPRSDVARQVVVNTKPYPYDPFKDLRFEYKASPNEKTVNIVVQW, from the coding sequence ATGAAAAAATATTTTTCAAAAAAGCCCCGTATCAATTCTGTTGTGTTCTTTTTATTTCTGATATGTGTTGTCTCTTTCTTTTCCTATGCACAATCGGACAAAAAAGAAGCCACAGCAATTCTAAGACCTCCATACTTATTAGATGAGTTTGGGCGAATTATTATTTATCATGGGATTACTGTTTCTAACTCTGCAAAAAGTGCAGAAGATTTTCTGCCATGGCAAAAAAAGGAAGATTTTGCACGATTAAAAGAATGGGGATTTAATTTAGTTCGATATTTAATTTTTTGGGAGGCAATAGAACCTGTTTCAGGTAAATACAACGATAAATATATGCAAGATACCCTTGAACGATTAAAATGGTTGGAGGAATTAGGAATTGATGTTCTTCTATGTATTCATCAAGACCTATTTCATCGGCGTTTTGGGGGTAGTGGTTTTCCTGACTGGGCTGTACATGATGGCGGATATCCAGTTACTCCAGTTTCGCCTCCTTATAAGAATTATTTTACAAAACCTGTAATGAGTTGTTTTGATTATTTCTGGCGGAGTGATTTATTAAAAAATAGTTATATAGATATGGTTAAATATGTCCTTTCTAATGTAGATAAACTTCCTCATCTGATAGGGATTGAGGTATTTGATGAACCTTGGCCCCATATAGGACCTGGTTTTGAAGCAACCATACTTACAGATTTCTATAAGCGTATAGAGAAGATGAAAATTGACAATAACTTTAAAACAACACTTTACTTCCAGCCTATGTTAATTTCCAGTGTTGTTATGCCAACAGGATTGCAATTCCAGCCAACAGGGTTCGCCGTATATGCCGTCCGTTACTTTGACCCCTTCTATGAAAACGAAAACAGTACTTATGGAAAAACAAATAACTGGATTATGTCAACTACCATTTCTCAAAGAGTCCGCGAGTCCCGCCGATGGGGAATTCCTATGCTAATAACCGATTTTGGTGTAGCACTAAATCCTGCAGAAGCAATGAGGTTCTTAGATGATTGGTTCTTACTTATGGACCAGTATCATTTAGGCTGGGTATATAATTCTTTTGATCGAGATACGGTGAACCCTTATGGAATATTAGATAGTGAAGGAAATTCCAAGCCTGTATTGGGCAAATTAATCCAAACCTATCCTCAAAGAATTGCGGGGAAAAACCCAACATGGTATACCAAGGGAAACTTATTTAAACTTAGTTATAAACCAGATGGAAATGTTGCTCCGACGGTTATTTTTATTCCTCGAAGTGATGTAGCAAGACAGGTAGTTGTAAATACAAAACCTTATCCCTATGACCCATTTAAGGACTTGCGTTTTGAATATAAAGCCAGTCCCAATGAAAAGACTGTAAATATTGTTGTCCAATGGTAA
- the menE gene encoding o-succinylbenzoate--CoA ligase, translating into MFTNTLKNYFREYSKYPLVQTCEGVIRFGEVWEKSDRYIKSLSVFEGKRIGLVSVPSPETLILICALMRLNPKIILFSPFEPSSLIYRYIQETQPLALLCDDNYASKYTASPVPVVSYRKIEEVKQLRISGALDKLQIGEECIFIIMTSGSSAAPKKVVLTGSNLLNNAYYSNRNLIFQPGDVWLLSLPLFHVSGLSVLFRSIESGGSIYIPSENIRWWEMDLPPEVTHISVVSTIMKRLLDKENYFLRKRIQGILLGGGPIPEGIVRRCYDMGLPLYTTYGLSEMSSQVTTTCPDDTLSHLLTSGKPLVPDTVKIGKDGDIFVRGPCRFQGYLRENTVEQPFDEEGWFVTQDIGKWTSDGYLQILGRKDNVFICGGENIQPEEIENQIMSSGFVDKVMVVPKKDEEYGYVPVAFVDFSEDNKEKALNEYLQERISGIKIPKCYLPFPSEFEEKGIKISRKKLTEWVCNNIKQKGK; encoded by the coding sequence GTGTTCACTAATACATTAAAGAATTATTTTCGAGAATATTCAAAATATCCTCTTGTTCAAACTTGTGAAGGGGTTATTCGTTTTGGAGAGGTATGGGAAAAATCGGATAGATATATTAAGAGTTTGTCAGTTTTTGAAGGTAAACGCATAGGTCTTGTATCTGTTCCTTCACCAGAAACTTTGATACTTATCTGTGCTTTGATGAGACTAAATCCCAAAATAATTCTATTTTCACCCTTTGAACCATCGTCATTAATTTATAGATATATACAAGAAACCCAACCATTAGCTCTTCTTTGTGATGATAATTATGCCTCTAAATATACAGCATCTCCTGTTCCTGTTGTATCGTATAGAAAAATTGAAGAAGTAAAACAGTTGAGAATATCGGGTGCCTTAGATAAGCTCCAAATAGGAGAGGAGTGTATATTTATCATAATGACTTCAGGGAGTTCTGCTGCCCCTAAGAAAGTTGTTTTGACAGGGAGCAATTTATTAAACAATGCCTATTACAGTAATAGAAATCTTATTTTTCAGCCAGGGGATGTTTGGCTTTTGTCGTTACCTTTGTTTCATGTTTCGGGCTTATCTGTTTTATTTCGTTCAATAGAAAGTGGAGGTAGTATTTATATCCCGTCTGAAAATATCCGTTGGTGGGAAATGGATTTGCCGCCTGAGGTAACCCATATTTCCGTGGTTAGCACAATTATGAAAAGATTACTGGATAAAGAGAATTATTTTTTAAGGAAAAGGATACAAGGTATATTATTAGGAGGAGGCCCCATCCCCGAAGGGATAGTTCGTAGATGTTATGATATGGGTTTGCCTCTATATACAACTTATGGTTTATCGGAAATGTCTTCGCAAGTAACAACAACATGCCCAGATGATACTTTATCTCATTTATTAACCAGTGGAAAACCTCTTGTCCCTGATACAGTAAAAATAGGTAAAGATGGGGATATTTTCGTTCGCGGTCCATGTAGATTTCAGGGATATTTGCGAGAAAATACAGTGGAACAACCGTTTGATGAGGAAGGTTGGTTTGTTACTCAGGATATAGGAAAATGGACTTCGGATGGTTACCTTCAAATATTAGGTAGGAAGGATAATGTTTTTATATGTGGGGGTGAAAATATCCAGCCAGAAGAGATTGAAAATCAAATTATGTCCAGTGGCTTTGTGGATAAAGTTATGGTTGTTCCTAAGAAAGATGAGGAATATGGATATGTTCCTGTTGCTTTTGTCGACTTTTCCGAGGACAATAAGGAAAAGGCTTTGAATGAATATCTCCAAGAGCGAATATCCGGTATAAAAATACCCAAGTGTTATTTGCCTTTCCCTTCGGAATTTGAGGAAAAAGGAATAAAAATATCTCGAAAGAAATTAACAGAATGGGTATGTAATAACATAAAACAAAAAGGAAAATAA